TGAAACATCACAATGGTGATAGGGTCATAGACGGTAGATATTAGAGGAGGATGGATGAATTGTGCTGGCTTGTCACAAAACAGCGTAGCATAACAAGCTTTAACTTCTACAGACACGGGCTAATCTATACCTAATAACAATAAAGGACGGTGTGTTTCTCCGGTTTTTGCTCCATCGACATAGTGATTGTAATTTTGGTCCACACATAAATTTCCACACTATTTTTACTCACCGTCCGATTCAATTGAGCGGGCTTCCTCTGATCGTTTGTATGAACTAGACAAGTGGTGGAAGTTATGGCCCAATCGACGTGCGACTGGGCTTCTTGGGCTTGCATGTTTGATCGATTGAGCCGGCTTGAATAAGGTAAAGAAGAATTGTTGGAAAGGGGAATCAAACTCAGGACACCATATACCAAGGCTAACCTAGCACGACCAACTAACCTAGTACCTCTTTGTGATTAAAAACTGACATAGAATGTAATTTCTTATATTTAGGTAAGAATTTCATGTGTCTTCAGCAACTTATTTCATATCAACAAGTCAAAAGAACTGCGACCGTATGCTTGTTTTGCTAAGGGGCACTGAcaacattattttttatatatactaaAAATGCATGATTATGACAAAAAAATAAACAAAGGGTGGATATTTTTAGACATTATTTTAGAATAACGCAACTACACATTAATTGAAACAAAAATATTTCACATAACATAACTTATaagttatactccctctgtttctaaatataagtctttgtagacattccactatggactacatacggagcaaaatgactgaatctacactctaaaatgcatctacatacatccgtatgtgatccatagtgaaatctctacaaatacttgtatttaggaacggagagagtagttaGTAAACAGTTGGACATATTGACATAATAGTTGGCCCATACAAAAATCCTCCCACAATCTAATAAACCGACATAACAAAACATATATCATGCCTCGGCAACGTAGCCCTCTACATTGGGACAACTTATCCCTACAACATGAGATCTATCTTGTTCGTGACAATGAGGGACCAAGCAACAACAACCTCGACCCTAGAGTTGCCTACTAAACATGAACCCTTGCTTGTTTGGCTATGTTGGACGGGGAACTCGACATGACCCTTTCGAACTTTGTGACCACATCTCGAGTGTGCCTGTATGATAACTTTCATTGTTGATTGTAATTCGACTGACACAACATTCCTTGATAGACGAAAGTACCCGTCTGATCCCACGGGGATTTCATCATAACGACAATTAAGCAACACAACCTCCCAAGGCGAgggatcctctgcatcagcagagAAGGAGCAAGAAACTCGGCATCCATATTTGAAAGGCCACCCCCCTTCAACAACTCGGACACCCACGACAGTTGCATGGATTGCTCTACGAAGCTGTTCAAGGGTTAACCGTGCTGCACAACAATATCCGCTGAATAGAGGGGTGGTATCCCTCGCAGACCCGTAACTGTAGCTGCAAGTGAGTGATGCTTTTTGTTGGCGCTGATCCGCTCCACGGTACTTTATTTTCAGCTCAACTTCAAATGTAACACGGTCCACAGCCACGATTGCGCGAGACGGGCCAGTCAAGCGCAAGTAAGGATCCTGGAAGCATCATCGCCATCATTAACATTACTATAACTAATTGGATCAGGAAAATTAAGGAGAATTAAGAGAGAGAGCTTAGTATTCATAGTACACAATACCTCTTTAGTGACTAGTTGGTAGTTATGCCTCGAGCGGTAGAAGAGAATGTTGCGGTTGTGGTCAACGGGGTCCCTTGCAGCGACCACGCCGTACACGTGGAGTGGCCAGCTCAATTTGACGTTGAGGTCAACAATTTCCAAGGAGTATATCTGCAAGGCGTGGCTGGCGGTAGCAGAGTAGTTGGAAAAACCAGGCGTGGAGGGCGTGAATAGCATAGGGCTCAACGTGGCTGccaaaatcaaatcaaacaaatGCACACCAAATTAATTAAGCCAAGTAGTGTGTAACATCTGAGAATTACTAGCAAAGCAAGGCAGGTGGTAAAAGTTTTTGCACGTATGatagaaggagaagaagagcagaGTCCTACTTATGTCATAGAAGGAACCACAGCCTCCCATGCTGCTGCCCCACGTGGACTCCCAGCCGGCACGGTATCGGTGCTGGTCATAAGAAGAAGCTCCATCATCCTCCTCCTTGGCAATGGCGGATGATCCAGACCTGGCCATATATTGGGAGATTCTCAGGGATGCGCGGGACATGAGGTACAGCATCTTGATCTTCTCTGGAGAGACGCCGGTGGTAGCGGTGCTGTCAGCGCCGAGCTCCCTCAGAATCGACGCCAGAGACTCGATCCGGCGGCGCATGTCGTCCGACTCGGTTaggaggaggccgagggcctcGTCGCTGTTGCGGACGAGGTAGGGCAGACTCACCCGGTGCAAGGTGGTTGTGGTGGGGTCGACCAGCTGCGGCGGCGCGTGGATCGTTGACGTCGAGTTGGAGCTCACGTAGGCCTTCTTTCCGGCGAACGTGGATAGGCCCCGGGATGTGACCTCCTTCCTCAGGGACTCCGTCTCCCTCCTCAGGAGCTCGCGGTGGCGGCAGAGGGCGTCGAGCAGGTGCGTGCTGTTCTCCGCCATCGCCGGGGTCTcgtgcgtggcggcggcggcggcggcggcgagaaagATGAGCGGACGCGTGTGGCCTCCCTCCTTAACTTATTGGGATCGGTGAAGGTAAGTCATCAGTCCATGACCGTCCCAGATTCCTCGTCCATCTACTTCCCAGATTCCCCCTAAAAAAAATCTCCTTCCCAGATTCCcctcaaagaaaaaaaaatatgcATCCCAGATTTTGCTTTATCAACGCAAACATTTGTTTGAGAAAGTGCTGCATTTTTTGAAGGGGTAAAGCCAACTTTGTTGATCAAAAACCACAACTAGCTAAGCTGTGTCATGTGGTTGGTTCCAAATATGACAACCCGAGCTAAAGTAAGAGAAAATCTAGCTAAGCTATGCGCCTCAACATTGACTGGACGGCCCTCAAAAGTAAAAATACAATTAAAAGAAGTTGCTCTGATTTTTGATCTCGCTTATGAGTGCTCCAATTCTGCCGTGGCTGCGTTGTTTGATGTCTCCCACAACTTGTTTTGAATCGCATGCAATAACAAAGTTATGTAGGTGAAGATTTGTTGCTAGTGATAGAGCTTCTCGCACCCCATTGCCCTTCAATGCTACTAGATTGCAAAAACACCAGCAATGACTAATGAGGAACTGCCAAGATTGTTAACTGACACTAGTTGTATAGCTCTCCCACGACATGCACGATCACCACGATCTGCAGCACGTCGCCCCACTGCGCCATGCGCTCTCTCTGATGTACTGTAACACCATATATATCTCAAGAGGAATACAGCAACACCCAAGGTGCATTGCTTCCTCGATCTCTCCTGTTCACATGGTATCAGACGCCGGTCTTCTCCTGCGTCGTTAGACCTCTTCCGCTGCACTCTCCTTCCAACTGCTCCACCGCACCCCACCATGGCCGCTCCatctccaccacctcctccaccacctcccccCCTCCCGGCTTCGGTCTCGGTGGATGTGCCGACGGCTCTCCAGCCACCCCAGCCCCTCACCACCCCACACTCCTCACCCCATCCCTCCTCACTCGCGGTGGTGCTCTGTTCGACCCCAGCGCCACCTCCTCCACTGCACCGCCCAACCCATCTCCCCTCTCCGGCGTGTTCATCAACCAACACGTACCGATCGTGCTCTCTCTCAACCCTCCCAACTTCTCCCACTGGCGTACCCTGTTCGAGGTGATGTTCCAGAAGAGCGGCGTCACCGACCACATCACCGGCGCACCGTGCCGTGCCGATACGGGCTGGATGCAGGACGACGCTCACATGGTGTCCTGGCTCTACAACCGCGTCGGCGCCGACATCTTCGCGCTCATCCATCAGCGTGGTGCGACTGCAGACGAGGTGTGGGCCGCGATCTGCACCCTCTTCCTCGAGAACAGTGAGCACCAGGTGGTCCTCCTCGCCACCGAATTTCGCCGTCTCGAGCAGGGCAACATGTCCATCATCTCCTTCTTCGCCAAACTCAAGGAGTGCGCCGACCGCCTTGCCGATCTCGGCGGCCCTGTCGATGATCGTGATCAGGTACTGAACATGATCCGCAGGCTGCACCCGCGTTTTCGGTACGCCATACCTATCCTCACCATGCAAACCCACTTCCCCAAtttcctccgctgccgcgccttTCTGCTCCTGGAGGAAAGCCGCCAGGCTGCCGACTCCACCACCACGGACATCGCTCTCCACGCCGCCCGCGCCCCCAACACCAACCACGGCGGCAGGAACACTGGTGGTGGCACCacccgcggcggcggccgccgctacaagggcaagggcaagagcTCCAACTACGGCGGGGGGCAGTCCTCCAACTCCGGCAGGGGCAGCGCGCCCCCTCGCCCCGGCATCGTGGACTGGCATGGTGCACGCCTGGCCCATGCCCTGGTGTCTGCATGCTTCGGGCACCGCCATTATTGGGCCACGCCCTGGCGGTGCTGCCCCGTTCGCCGGCATGGCCTACCACTAGTCCGCGGCGCCCAACAACATCACCAACTACGGAGCGCCGACTGTCTGGCAGCCCGCCGTGCCGCATTGTAGTCACGCACTGTAGTCGGCAATGGGGATTCCTTTGCAGTCACGCACTCCGGGCATCTCAACATCCCCACacgcacctcccctctctccctcaatGACGTTCTTGTCTCACCCCACCTCATCAAAAACCTAATCTCTGTCAAAAAGCTAGCTCGAGAAAACCCCGTTAATGTTGAGTTTGACGATGTTGGTTTCTCTCTTAAGGATCGAAACACGAggaatgtgttcctccggtgtaaCTCTGACGACGACGAGCTCTACCCCATGCCCCATGCACCAGTCCAGGCTCATCATGCACTCACCGCTGTCTCACGTGACTTGTGGAACCAGCGCTTCGGGCATCTTGGCGCTGATGCTCTTGATCACACCCTTGGTCGTTCCTCCATCGACCATGGGCGGCGGCGACCATGTCTGTCATGCTTGTCAACTAGGAAAAAGTACTAGGTTACCTTTCAGTTCATCCGATCATGTGTCGTATTTCCCCTTCCAGTTAGTTCATTGTGATGTATGGACCTCGCCCGTTACAAGCATATCTGGTTGTCAATATTGTCTCCTATTACTCGATGATTACAGCCATTTTGCTTGGACCTTCCCGCTCAAGCATAAATCGGGCGTCTTTCCTACACTGCGCCATTTCTTCACTTTCGTGCATAATCACTTTAATCTCCCTGTTCTCACACTACAAACAGATAATGGTAGAGAATTTGATAACTAGGCCACTCACACGCTCTTCTCCTCCCTTGGCGTTGTCCTACGTATGTCATGCCCGTACTCCTCGCCATAGAATGGGCGGGCCGAGTGTACTCTGCGCACACTCAATGACATTGCTCTCTCGCTCCTCGTGCACGCACACATGCCATACGAGTACTGGGCGGAGGCACTTCAGACTGCCACGTTCCTGCTCAACCGTCGACCATGCCACCCCCGACATGCCCAAACTCCATTCTTCCTACTCAAAGGTGCACACCCAGACTACACCTCATTCCGCATGTTTGGGTGTCTATGCTACCCCAACATGACGCCCACCATGCCACACAAGCTCGCGCCCGGCTCCGCACCTTGCGTCCTCCTCAGGTACTCACCTGACCACAAGGGCTATCGGTGCCTTAACAGGACGACTGGGCGCGTCGTCATATCACGCCATGTCGTGTTTGATGAACACGCGTTCCCATTTCAAACACCTACCCCTACACCACCCGCTGACACCGATCCTCTCCTCGATCACGCGGTCGTGCCACTCGTGCCGCGGCCTCCCCGCTccctatgttggggaacgcagtaatttcaaaaaaattcctacgcacacgcaagatcatggtgatgcacaacaacgagaggggagagtgttgtctacgtacccacgcagaccgactgcggaagcgttgacacaacgtagaggaagtagtcatacgtcttcttcccgatccgaccgatccaagcaccgttactccggcacctccgagttcttagcacacgtacagctcgatgacgatccccgggcttcgatccagcaaagcgtcggggaggagttccgtcagcacgacggcgtggtgacgatcttgatgttctgctgtcgtagggcttcgcctaagcaccgctacaatatgatcgaggtggaatatggtggcagggggcaccgcacacggctaaggaacgatctcaatgatcaacttgtgtgtctagaggtgccccctgcctccgtatataaaggagccaagggggagggggccgccggccaggaggagggcgcaggaggagtcctactcctaccgggagtaggactccccccccaatcctagttggactaggattccccgagggggaaagagagagaggggggccggccacctctcctagtcctaataggactaggggaggggggaggcacgcggccaccttgggctgctcctttctcctttccactaaagcccattaaggcccatatggctcccggggggttccggtaacctcccggtactccggcaaaatcccgatttcacccggaacacttccgatgtgcaaatataggcttccaatatatcaatctttatgtctctcgagactcctcgtcatgtccgtgatcacatccgggactccgaactaacttcggtacatcaaaatgcataaactcataataactgtcatcgtaacgttaagcgtgcggaccctacggttcgagaataatgtagacatgactaagacacatctccggccaataaccaatagcgggacctggatgcccatattggctcctacatattctacgaagatctttatcggtcagaccgcataacaacatacgttgttccctttgtcatcggtatgttacttgcccgagattcgatcgtcggtatccaatacctagttcaatctcgttaccggcaagcctctttactcgttccgtaatacatcatctcacaactaacatattagttgtaatgcttgcaaggcttatgtgatgtgcattaccgagagggcctagagatacctctccgacaatcggagtgacaaatcctaatctcgaaatacgccaacccaacatgtacctttggagacacctgtaatgctcctttataatcacccagttacgttgtgatgtttggtagcacccaaagtgttcctccggcaaacgggagttgcataatctcatagtcataggaacatgtataagtcatgaagaaagcaatagcaacatactaaacgatcgggtgctaagctaatgaaatgggtcatgtcaatcagatcattcaactaatgatgtgacctcattaatcaaataacaacaccttgttcatggttaggaaatataaccatctttgattaacgagctagtcaagtagaggcatactagtgacactaagtttgtctatgtattcacacatgtatta
The window above is part of the Triticum aestivum cultivar Chinese Spring chromosome 2A, IWGSC CS RefSeq v2.1, whole genome shotgun sequence genome. Proteins encoded here:
- the LOC123186711 gene encoding uncharacterized protein — protein: MAENSTHLLDALCRHRELLRRETESLRKEVTSRGLSTFAGKKAYVSSNSTSTIHAPPQLVDPTTTTLHRVSLPYLVRNSDEALGLLLTESDDMRRRIESLASILRELGADSTATTGVSPEKIKMLYLMSRASLRISQYMARSGSSAIAKEEDDGASSYDQHRYRAGWESTWGSSMGGCGSFYDITTLSPMLFTPSTPGFSNYSATASHALQIYSLEIVDLNVKLSWPLHVYGVVAARDPVDHNRNILFYRSRHNYQLVTKEDPYLRLTGPSRAIVAVDRVTFEVELKIKYRGADQRQQKASLTCSYSYGSARDTTPLFSGYCCAARLTLEQLRRAIHATVVGVRVVEGGWPFKYGCRVSCSFSADAEDPSPWEVVLLNCRYDEIPVGSDGYFRLSRNVVSVELQSTMKVIIQAHSRCGHKVRKGHVEFPVQHSQTSKGSCLVGNSRVEVVVAWSLIVTNKIDLML